One genomic region from Burkholderia latens encodes:
- a CDS encoding T6SS immunity protein Tli4 family protein, whose translation MLTRIGRFLFLVTGICACSITFSGEPIMTNPLLSNPRPWCIGRFVFERPVASEITNQRYEFQGEKLETRYNVSSATYHGTVAAREKELRTKKRINPGRRNEETNHVWLEKAFSPTKDSRVFVFQDAVSANGLPFDTEGYIYENNTLFHTTSSVGSAAMGDVENIYNGIYRRIKARDNWSVPTESGFCFDGGIATVSSTSTEEVSQSLALMPGRPALLVIQMRDSVNADQKSPLSKTLPELRAKMDQVSSGSYRILRQGKRTVAGMDAEEVLFALKEGEITSYRFYLLAPGDPSTLAKPHTAIQLLLGASSRDLKPEEATSPVDEASALQTWDTLLNSLRLRPGAV comes from the coding sequence ATGCTGACTCGAATTGGTCGATTTCTATTTTTAGTGACAGGCATATGCGCCTGTTCGATAACGTTTTCCGGTGAACCGATCATGACGAATCCCTTGTTGTCCAATCCACGGCCGTGGTGCATCGGCCGCTTCGTTTTTGAACGCCCAGTGGCAAGCGAAATTACCAATCAACGATATGAGTTTCAGGGAGAAAAACTGGAGACGCGGTACAACGTATCGTCTGCAACGTATCATGGAACAGTTGCCGCTCGGGAAAAAGAGTTGCGTACAAAAAAACGCATTAATCCTGGGCGCAGAAACGAAGAAACAAATCATGTATGGCTAGAGAAGGCATTTTCTCCTACAAAGGATTCCCGGGTTTTCGTATTCCAGGATGCGGTTTCCGCTAACGGGCTGCCTTTCGATACTGAGGGATATATTTACGAAAACAATACCTTGTTTCATACAACCAGTAGCGTCGGATCGGCAGCAATGGGTGATGTCGAGAATATTTATAATGGAATCTATCGTCGAATAAAGGCGCGCGATAACTGGTCGGTCCCAACCGAATCGGGGTTCTGTTTCGACGGTGGGATTGCCACAGTCTCGTCGACTTCTACCGAGGAGGTCAGCCAGTCACTTGCGCTGATGCCGGGTCGACCGGCGCTACTCGTCATCCAGATGCGGGATTCGGTGAACGCGGACCAGAAATCACCATTAAGCAAAACCCTTCCCGAACTGCGCGCGAAGATGGATCAGGTTTCGAGCGGCAGCTACCGTATCCTGCGACAGGGCAAGCGCACCGTGGCTGGGATGGACGCTGAGGAAGTGCTGTTCGCACTGAAGGAAGGCGAGATCACGTCCTATCGTTTCTACCTGCTCGCGCCGGGCGATCCGAGCACGTTGGCGAAACCACATACCGCTATTCAGTTGCTGCTAGGGGCAAGCAGCCGCGATTTGAAGCCTGAGGAGGCAACGTCACCGGTCGATGAGGCTAG